In Bacillus methanolicus, the following proteins share a genomic window:
- a CDS encoding sugar phosphate nucleotidyltransferase, with protein MKLVLLSGGSGKRLWPLSNDARSKQFLKVLENQNGELQSMVQRVWGQLGNVGLANSAVIATSKSQVDMIQSQLGHDVPIIIEPKRRDTFPAIALASVYLYSIQGISLNEVIAVLPVDPYAEDRFFNRVKDLEETVLASGADLALIGVEPTYPSAKYGYIVPASKSSDSDYLRVSHFTEKPTEEKAAELIEQGALWNCGVFAFKLDNIISLLQEKGLPIQYDELLKQYDKLPKISFDYEVVEKTEHIVVLPYDGYWKDLGTWNTLTEEMATNQIGKGVIAASENTHLINELDIPVTVLGVSNAIVAVSPDGILVSDKAASPRIKELVNDFDQRPMYEERRWGWYRVLDYTKFEDGREVLTKRIGVTAGKNLSYQMHYKRSEVWTIIKGEGEFALNGEIRCVKPGDVLEIPVGAEHGIKATTDLEFIEVQTGTELIEEDIIRIYMTWEEVEENCYHISK; from the coding sequence ATGAAACTTGTATTGTTATCCGGTGGCTCCGGCAAACGCCTTTGGCCGTTATCTAATGATGCTCGTTCAAAGCAGTTTTTAAAAGTGTTAGAAAATCAAAATGGCGAGTTACAATCAATGGTTCAGCGAGTCTGGGGGCAGTTGGGAAATGTCGGCCTAGCTAATTCTGCTGTCATCGCTACTAGCAAATCCCAAGTCGATATGATTCAAAGTCAATTAGGACATGATGTACCGATTATTATTGAACCGAAGCGCCGTGATACTTTTCCGGCGATTGCTTTAGCATCGGTATATCTATATAGCATTCAAGGGATTAGTTTAAACGAAGTCATTGCTGTGTTGCCTGTTGATCCTTATGCAGAGGATCGCTTTTTTAATCGAGTGAAAGATTTAGAGGAAACTGTACTAGCGAGTGGAGCCGATTTGGCGTTAATCGGGGTAGAGCCAACGTACCCATCTGCGAAGTACGGTTATATTGTTCCAGCTTCCAAATCTAGTGATAGCGATTATTTAAGGGTAAGTCATTTTACAGAGAAGCCGACCGAAGAAAAAGCAGCGGAATTAATTGAACAAGGGGCTCTTTGGAATTGCGGCGTGTTTGCGTTTAAGCTTGATAATATAATCTCCTTACTGCAAGAAAAAGGACTTCCAATTCAATATGATGAGTTATTAAAGCAGTATGATAAGTTACCGAAAATTAGCTTTGACTATGAGGTCGTAGAAAAGACAGAACATATTGTTGTATTGCCTTACGATGGTTATTGGAAAGACCTTGGAACATGGAATACGTTAACAGAGGAAATGGCAACAAACCAAATTGGTAAAGGTGTTATTGCCGCTTCAGAAAATACTCATTTAATTAATGAGTTGGATATTCCTGTTACCGTATTAGGAGTATCGAATGCCATTGTTGCCGTGAGTCCGGACGGAATTTTAGTTTCCGATAAAGCAGCAAGCCCAAGAATTAAAGAACTCGTGAACGACTTTGATCAACGTCCGATGTATGAAGAACGTCGCTGGGGTTGGTATCGAGTATTAGATTATACAAAGTTTGAAGATGGAAGAGAGGTATTAACAAAACGAATCGGCGTTACAGCAGGGAAAAATTTAAGTTATCAGATGCACTATAAACGCAGTGAAGTGTGGACCATAATTAAAGGAGAAGGAGAATTTGCTCTTAATGGCGAGATTCGCTGCGTGAAGCCGGGTGATGTGCTTGAAATTCCTGTTGGGGCAGAACATGGGATTAAAGCAACTACGGATTTAGAATTTATTGAAGTGCAAACAGGAACGGAGCTTATCGAGGAAGATATTATTCGTATTTATATGACATGGGAAGAAGTAGAAGAGAATTGCTATCATATAAGTAAGTAA
- a CDS encoding glycosyltransferase family 4 protein codes for MKVAIIHDWLVTYAGAEKVLEQLLKIYPDADLFSLVDFIDEDQRDFILNKQVTTSFIQKLPFARKKYRSYLPFMPLAIEQLDVSKYDIVISSSHAVAKGVITGPDQLHISYVHSPIRYAWDLQHQYLKEAGLDRGIKGWIAKTILHYIRNWDYRTANGVDYFVANSKFIARRIWKVYRREADVIYPPVDVSAFIFHDKKEDFYLTASRMVPYKKIDLIVEAFSQMPDKKLVVIGDGPDFNKIKAKAASNVELLGYQPFEVLKDYMQRAKAFVFAAEEDFGIIPVEAQSCGTPVIAFGKGEALETVRGYGQSENPTGLFFEEQTVKSLVHSIKSFENISGDIKYQDCRENALRFSPERFRKEFQDYVNNKLKNM; via the coding sequence GTGAAAGTTGCAATCATTCACGACTGGCTAGTCACCTATGCAGGCGCGGAGAAAGTATTGGAACAATTACTCAAGATTTATCCTGATGCTGATTTGTTTAGCCTCGTAGACTTTATAGATGAAGATCAGAGAGATTTTATTTTAAATAAACAGGTTACTACCTCTTTTATTCAAAAGTTGCCGTTTGCTCGGAAAAAATATCGCAGCTATCTTCCTTTTATGCCGTTAGCTATTGAGCAATTGGATGTATCGAAGTATGATATTGTCATTTCAAGTTCGCATGCAGTTGCGAAGGGAGTGATTACAGGCCCTGACCAACTGCATATTTCTTATGTTCATTCGCCAATCCGCTATGCATGGGATTTGCAGCATCAATATTTAAAAGAAGCGGGATTAGACCGAGGAATAAAAGGCTGGATCGCGAAGACAATCCTTCATTACATAAGAAATTGGGATTATCGTACGGCAAATGGTGTCGACTATTTTGTAGCGAATTCAAAATTTATCGCTAGGAGAATTTGGAAAGTATATCGAAGGGAAGCGGATGTCATCTATCCACCGGTAGATGTGTCCGCTTTTATTTTCCACGATAAAAAAGAAGACTTTTATCTTACAGCATCTCGAATGGTTCCATATAAAAAAATTGACTTAATCGTTGAAGCTTTCTCACAAATGCCGGATAAAAAGTTAGTTGTTATTGGTGATGGGCCAGATTTCAATAAAATTAAGGCAAAGGCTGCTTCTAATGTAGAGTTACTTGGATATCAGCCTTTTGAAGTTTTAAAAGATTATATGCAGCGGGCAAAAGCATTTGTATTTGCTGCTGAGGAGGACTTCGGGATTATACCTGTTGAGGCACAATCTTGTGGTACCCCAGTTATTGCCTTTGGGAAAGGGGAGGCATTAGAAACTGTTCGAGGATACGGACAATCTGAGAATCCAACAGGTTTATTTTTTGAAGAACAAACAGTAAAATCGCTAGTTCATTCTATTAAGTCATTTGAGAATATCTCAGGTGATATTAAATACCAAGATTGTCGTGAAAATGCGTTGCGTTTTTCACCAGAAAGATTTAGGAAAGAGTTTCAAGACTATGTGAATAATAAACTCAAAAATATGTAA
- a CDS encoding IS110 family transposase produces MNYTQNRKISQITPSTLIIGIDIAKDKHVARAQDDRGIEFGKRLIFENRIHGFQMLLDWVNRHQKENDKNHVIFGVEPTGPYWLNLAYFLTAKGYDFVLVNPMHVKKSKELDDNSPTKNDTKDARVIAQLIKDGRYSVPNLLDGIYAELREGVKIRDQLTQQLAITEGRIQNLIQRYFPEFFDVFGDWEGKAALCTLKLFPFPSQIKEMTPEEILSKWKPFVQRGVGMKRATKLVETAKKSIGIQIGIQFAKREMEYLIDQYELYQTQLEELDQELEALVETIPGAKQMMNISGLGVTTVALFFAEVGDLTKYSHPQQLVNLAGLSLREHSSGKFKGQTRITKRGRSRLRKALYLAIRPLVAHNPTFKALHQYYTKRSERPLKKQQSLIALCCKLLRVLFVIGQKQCEFDGSKLLQGLPQITLQVA; encoded by the coding sequence ATGAATTATACTCAAAATCGAAAAATCTCGCAAATCACACCATCAACATTAATAATCGGCATTGATATTGCCAAAGACAAACACGTGGCACGGGCACAAGACGATCGAGGAATTGAATTTGGAAAACGCTTGATCTTTGAAAATCGCATACATGGTTTCCAAATGCTTTTAGATTGGGTGAATCGACACCAAAAAGAAAATGATAAGAACCATGTGATTTTTGGGGTTGAACCAACCGGGCCCTACTGGTTAAATCTCGCTTATTTCCTTACCGCAAAGGGCTATGACTTTGTGCTAGTCAATCCGATGCATGTAAAGAAAAGCAAAGAGCTTGATGACAACTCTCCAACAAAAAACGATACAAAAGACGCCAGAGTGATTGCACAGCTGATTAAAGACGGCCGATACTCCGTACCAAATCTCTTAGACGGCATTTACGCGGAACTAAGAGAAGGCGTCAAAATAAGAGATCAGCTCACTCAACAGCTTGCCATCACAGAAGGACGTATTCAAAATTTGATTCAACGTTATTTTCCGGAGTTTTTCGATGTTTTCGGGGATTGGGAAGGAAAAGCAGCTCTTTGCACGCTAAAACTGTTTCCATTTCCTTCTCAAATTAAAGAAATGACACCTGAAGAGATTCTCTCAAAGTGGAAGCCATTTGTACAACGAGGAGTTGGAATGAAGCGAGCAACGAAACTAGTGGAAACGGCCAAAAAGAGCATTGGAATTCAAATCGGGATTCAGTTTGCCAAACGTGAAATGGAATATCTGATTGACCAATATGAGCTTTATCAAACGCAGTTGGAAGAGTTGGATCAGGAGCTAGAAGCTCTTGTAGAAACGATCCCAGGTGCTAAGCAAATGATGAATATTTCTGGGTTAGGTGTTACAACAGTCGCTCTATTCTTCGCTGAAGTGGGTGATCTCACAAAGTACAGTCACCCTCAGCAATTAGTTAATCTGGCAGGCCTTTCATTACGTGAGCATAGTTCTGGAAAATTTAAAGGACAAACCAGAATAACGAAACGGGGACGAAGCAGGCTGCGTAAAGCTCTGTACCTAGCGATTCGGCCACTCGTTGCCCATAATCCAACTTTTAAAGCTTTACATCAATACTATACAAAACGATCTGAAAGGCCTTTAAAAAAGCAACAGTCTCTCATCGCTTTGTGTTGTAAGCTATTACGTGTCTTATTTGTCATTGGTCAAAAACAGTGTGAATTTGATGGTTCAAAATTATTGCAAGGCTTGCCTCAAATTACATTACAAGTTGCTTAA
- a CDS encoding glycosyltransferase family 4 protein yields MEIIVINGRFLTQRITGVQRFALEFVKALDKLIEVNDICLRFELVIMAPQNIINDINLKNIKVIPVGRMKGHLWEQFELPFYSRGGLLVNLCNTGPLLKHKQIVTIHDAAVYSKPEGFTKTFIYWYKFLFKILSLIACRIVTVSEFSKKELVHYCKVKQNKIRVISEGWEHIQRTDADLDVFRKHNISPKKYILAVSSLNPNKNFQGIVKAIESLGNIGTDIVIAGGTNPKIFSSFNDSLPNSVKYIGYVTDEELKALYEEAIGFIYPSLYEGFGLPPLEAMACGCPVIVSNVASLPEVCGDAALYVDPYSPEDIAEKIKLLLSDDKLKEKLRRKGLERANMFSWKKCAKETLKVIEEHSCNEEI; encoded by the coding sequence ATGGAAATAATTGTTATAAACGGTCGGTTTCTTACTCAACGTATTACCGGTGTTCAAAGATTTGCATTAGAATTTGTTAAAGCATTGGATAAATTAATTGAAGTAAATGATATCTGTTTAAGATTTGAATTAGTTATTATGGCTCCACAAAATATAATTAACGATATAAATTTGAAGAATATTAAAGTTATTCCTGTTGGTAGAATGAAAGGACATTTATGGGAGCAATTTGAGCTCCCTTTTTATTCTAGAGGAGGATTACTAGTTAATTTGTGCAATACAGGTCCTTTACTAAAACACAAACAAATTGTTACTATTCACGATGCTGCTGTTTACTCCAAACCTGAAGGATTCACAAAAACATTTATTTATTGGTATAAGTTTTTATTCAAAATATTATCACTTATTGCTTGTAGGATTGTCACTGTTTCTGAATTCTCGAAAAAAGAGTTAGTTCATTATTGTAAGGTAAAACAGAATAAAATAAGAGTTATTTCAGAAGGATGGGAACATATTCAACGAACAGACGCAGATTTAGATGTTTTTCGAAAGCATAATATAAGTCCTAAAAAATATATTTTAGCAGTAAGTAGTCTAAATCCGAATAAAAACTTTCAAGGGATAGTTAAGGCTATTGAGTCTCTAGGTAATATTGGAACAGATATTGTTATTGCAGGAGGAACAAATCCTAAAATCTTTAGTTCTTTCAATGATTCGTTGCCTAACAGTGTGAAGTATATAGGTTATGTTACTGATGAAGAATTAAAAGCTCTTTATGAAGAAGCAATAGGATTTATTTATCCATCTTTATACGAAGGCTTTGGTCTCCCACCTTTAGAAGCCATGGCCTGTGGTTGCCCTGTAATTGTTTCAAATGTTGCTTCTTTGCCTGAAGTTTGTGGGGATGCAGCATTATATGTTGATCCGTATAGTCCAGAGGATATTGCTGAAAAAATCAAATTACTATTATCGGATGATAAATTAAAAGAGAAATTACGGAGAAAAGGGCTAGAAAGAGCTAATATGTTTTCGTGGAAGAAATGTGCGAAGGAAACGCTCAAAGTGATTGAGGAGCATTCCTGTAATGAAGAAATTTGA
- a CDS encoding O-antigen polymerase, which translates to MKIKTIDIFNPFFMIPTIFVMQFLIWYIFMPDNSYLEGVKPKEHNFLSIFRFLILMISMVTGFFFAKILLKKENLFQIKTRVNTNFYIIINIICFFIFLIGEFFYLKSALNLISSINIQSLLNEGISVYAKEVINNRIIGLSSLNNIFIIPLAISSLLLFSKEPSNKIRYFSIFVILFIGAVTLFHALFLAGRMFFIYYVVVISCCHALFKPKKIKISSIIIVLLTLILIVIFAEFFRYGIIFSQRNGVALFSTDTLLAIIEYISIAYISNDVNNTMIALANDSSLQLVSSSPVLKGVLSLIGINNFMDIFSFNHLPRGHGTVNFLGLIWFDFGWAGIAVGFLVGFFCQYYYIKACSSSAIISTDILIFVTISPALYSISRINYFGQTIFLLPFILIVLIRALLIRKVKVHHHNVILTKRINHRVESV; encoded by the coding sequence ATGAAAATAAAAACAATAGATATTTTTAATCCGTTTTTCATGATACCGACGATTTTTGTTATGCAGTTCCTCATTTGGTATATATTTATGCCTGATAACTCTTACTTAGAGGGAGTAAAACCAAAAGAGCACAATTTTTTATCGATTTTTAGATTCTTAATATTAATGATTTCAATGGTGACTGGATTTTTCTTTGCAAAAATACTATTAAAAAAAGAAAATTTATTTCAAATAAAAACAAGAGTTAATACCAATTTTTATATAATTATAAATATAATTTGTTTCTTTATTTTCTTAATTGGTGAATTTTTTTATTTAAAGAGTGCCTTAAATTTGATTTCAAGTATAAATATTCAATCTCTTTTGAATGAGGGTATATCAGTTTATGCAAAAGAGGTTATTAATAATAGGATAATAGGGTTATCTTCATTAAACAATATTTTTATTATTCCACTTGCTATTTCTTCATTATTATTATTCAGCAAGGAACCTTCAAATAAAATTAGATATTTTTCAATATTTGTAATTTTATTTATAGGGGCAGTTACATTGTTCCACGCTTTATTCTTAGCTGGGCGAATGTTTTTTATATATTATGTAGTAGTGATAAGTTGTTGCCACGCATTATTTAAACCTAAGAAAATAAAAATAAGTAGTATAATAATTGTTTTATTAACATTGATTTTAATTGTAATATTTGCGGAATTTTTTAGATATGGAATAATTTTCTCGCAGAGAAATGGAGTTGCTCTTTTTTCCACTGATACTCTACTAGCTATCATTGAGTATATATCAATAGCATATATATCAAATGATGTCAATAACACAATGATAGCTCTAGCAAATGATTCTTCTTTACAATTAGTTTCTTCTTCACCTGTACTAAAAGGAGTTTTATCATTAATTGGAATAAATAATTTTATGGATATTTTTTCCTTCAATCATTTACCAAGAGGGCATGGAACGGTAAATTTTTTGGGATTAATTTGGTTTGATTTCGGATGGGCAGGAATAGCGGTAGGATTTTTGGTTGGTTTTTTTTGTCAGTATTATTATATAAAAGCTTGTTCTTCATCGGCAATTATTAGTACAGATATTCTAATATTCGTTACAATATCACCTGCGTTATATAGCATTTCTAGAATTAATTACTTTGGCCAAACCATTTTTTTATTACCCTTTATCTTAATTGTTCTAATACGAGCACTTTTAATTAGGAAAGTTAAGGTTCATCATCATAACGTAATATTGACAAAGCGCATTAATCATAGAGTTGAGTCTGTATAA
- a CDS encoding UDP-N-acetylglucosamine 2-epimerase, with the protein MLATIHRAENTDSREHLLAIFNSFAELGDIVFLPLHPRTKHKLEEYGLTEIVQKADHIKIVEPVSYLEMLLLEKHAKTIVTDFGGVQKEAYFAKVPCLTLRTEMEWVETVEVGCNRLVNLLEEDWAEVIQQF; encoded by the coding sequence TTGCTTGCGACGATTCATCGGGCTGAAAATACGGATTCAAGAGAGCATCTTCTTGCGATTTTCAACTCGTTCGCTGAATTGGGGGACATAGTGTTTCTTCCGCTCCATCCACGTACAAAACATAAGTTAGAGGAATATGGTTTAACCGAAATTGTACAAAAAGCGGATCATATAAAAATTGTTGAGCCTGTTTCGTATTTAGAGATGCTTTTATTAGAAAAACATGCAAAAACGATTGTAACAGATTTCGGAGGGGTACAGAAGGAGGCTTATTTTGCAAAAGTTCCTTGCCTCACTTTGAGAACTGAAATGGAATGGGTAGAAACAGTAGAAGTTGGGTGCAATCGTTTAGTCAACCTGCTTGAAGAAGATTGGGCTGAGGTAATTCAACAATTTTAG
- a CDS encoding UDP-N-acetylglucosamine 2-epimerase, with protein sequence MPEEINRVLTDHISNLLFAPTDMAVENLRKESITENDFNVGDVMYDAFLYNSALAEQGVFS encoded by the coding sequence ATGCCAGAAGAAATTAATCGAGTGCTAACCGACCATATATCGAATTTGTTATTTGCTCCAACGGATATGGCAGTGGAAAACTTAAGAAAAGAAAGCATCACTGAAAATGACTTTAATGTTGGGGATGTGATGTATGACGCCTTTTTATATAATTCCGCTTTAGCTGAGCAAGGAGTATTCTCTTGA
- a CDS encoding DegT/DnrJ/EryC1/StrS family aminotransferase has protein sequence MASDYYLFYFLPTADSIARTGAKSVVVNIDPVTFISIRRKLKQLLLREQRKPFLFIYTSKWRIMEPIVEIDQKYHLAIIEDATQAIGAKYKWKPVGEMGTAATYKKCQKKLIEC, from the coding sequence TTGGCGAGTGATTACTACCTCTTTTACTTTCTTCCTACGGCTGATTCTATCGCTCGTACTGGGGCGAAGTCGGTTGTTGTGAATATTGATCCGGTAACTTTTATATCGATCCGTCGAAAACTGAAGCAGCTATTACTCCGAGAACAAAGGAAACCGTTCCTGTTCATTTATACGTCCAAATGGCGGATAATGGAACCGATTGTGGAGATTGATCAAAAATATCATTTAGCGATTATTGAGGATGCTACTCAGGCCATTGGAGCGAAGTATAAATGGAAACCGGTCGGAGAGATGGGGACGGCTGCTACATATAAAAAATGCCAGAAGAAATTAATCGAGTGCTAA
- a CDS encoding DegT/DnrJ/EryC1/StrS family aminotransferase: MSFYLGDNVKQLKSDIAKYSNVKHSIVVGNGSDAIHIALQAVGVGE, translated from the coding sequence ATCTCGTTTTATTTAGGAGATAACGTAAAGCAATTAAAATCGGATATTGCAAAATACAGCAATGTCAAACATAGTATTGTCGTAGGGAACGGTAGTGACGCGATCCATATTGCTCTCCAAGCGGTAGGCGTTGGCGAGTGA
- a CDS encoding oligosaccharide flippase family protein, with translation MEILYKVKRLTKQEFLRNVLTLMTGTTIAQLLPILVSPILTRIYSPSDFGSYALYISMISIISVAVTLRYEFAIVTPKKREDALNVLSLSLLVSFSISILMFIIVLLFHKNIISLIGNERIANWLYSMPLAAFLLGMIQIFNYWFNREKLFNVLSKSRIIQTFGNILPNIAIGLIYKNEFGLIFGHLLGATASVVYLFYNFTRTEGIIDEFRKNVSLSKIREQAIIYKEYPKFNTLSAFLDTMSLQLPALFVSKIYSSTNLGYYNLTIRTISTPLSVISTSVSQVFFQKISEAYNQNKPLRPIILKTAKYLSLVSIFTLILLLFCGPQLFAFVFGEKWFIAGEFARILGFSYVIKFVVSPLSVAFLAVGEVRRLFYLQAFRFICTVLVLFLCLNVDIIQFLLFYSLYEFFYYILYFILILRLETKNGRFL, from the coding sequence GTGGAGATTTTATATAAAGTTAAAAGGTTGACAAAGCAAGAATTTCTGAGAAACGTATTGACGTTGATGACAGGCACAACTATTGCCCAATTGCTACCCATTTTAGTTTCTCCTATATTAACGAGGATTTACAGTCCGAGTGATTTTGGGAGTTATGCTCTATATATTTCTATGATAAGTATTATATCTGTAGCGGTTACATTAAGATATGAGTTTGCTATTGTGACTCCAAAAAAAAGAGAAGATGCTCTAAATGTGCTTAGCCTTTCTTTGCTTGTTTCGTTTAGTATTAGTATTTTGATGTTCATTATTGTACTATTGTTTCATAAAAACATCATTAGCTTAATAGGAAACGAAAGAATAGCAAATTGGCTTTATTCTATGCCTTTAGCTGCTTTTTTATTGGGCATGATACAAATTTTCAATTACTGGTTTAATAGAGAAAAGCTATTCAATGTCTTATCGAAAAGCAGGATAATACAGACATTTGGGAATATACTTCCTAATATAGCAATAGGTCTTATTTATAAGAATGAATTTGGTTTAATCTTTGGTCATTTATTGGGAGCTACTGCTTCTGTAGTTTATCTTTTTTATAATTTTACAAGGACTGAAGGTATTATTGACGAATTTAGGAAAAATGTCTCCTTATCGAAAATAAGGGAACAAGCCATAATTTATAAAGAATATCCTAAATTTAATACATTGAGTGCTTTTTTAGACACAATGTCACTACAATTGCCGGCGTTATTTGTAAGTAAAATCTATTCAAGTACAAACTTGGGTTATTATAACTTAACGATCCGAACAATAAGCACACCATTATCAGTAATATCGACTTCAGTATCACAGGTATTTTTTCAAAAAATTTCAGAAGCATATAATCAAAATAAGCCATTACGGCCAATTATTTTAAAGACAGCAAAATATTTATCGTTAGTTTCTATTTTTACTTTAATACTCTTGTTATTTTGTGGACCGCAGCTATTTGCATTTGTTTTTGGAGAAAAATGGTTTATTGCTGGAGAGTTTGCAAGGATACTTGGATTTTCGTATGTCATCAAATTTGTTGTCTCACCGTTAAGTGTTGCCTTTTTAGCTGTAGGAGAAGTTAGAAGACTCTTTTATTTACAGGCATTTCGTTTTATTTGTACAGTGTTGGTTCTCTTTTTATGTTTGAATGTAGATATTATACAGTTTTTGCTTTTTTATAGTTTGTATGAATTTTTTTATTACATACTTTACTTTATTCTTATATTAAGATTAGAAACAAAAAATGGACGTTTTTTATAG
- a CDS encoding UDP binding domain-containing protein, translating into MSIKKDINDYRELSVLPILTKEGANWTVVDPHVKEFRWNGKLVKTKELHEIKIEEADLVLITTNHSAFDFEMVVERAKMIFDQEIQSRKRTTTIKNRNLL; encoded by the coding sequence TTGTCTATAAAAAAAGATATCAATGATTACCGCGAGTTATCGGTATTGCCCATCCTAACGAAGGAAGGGGCAAACTGGACGGTTGTTGATCCACACGTGAAAGAGTTTAGGTGGAATGGGAAGTTAGTCAAAACAAAAGAATTACATGAGATAAAGATTGAAGAAGCGGATTTGGTGTTGATTACAACCAATCACAGTGCTTTTGATTTTGAAATGGTAGTGGAGAGGGCGAAAATGATTTTTGATCAAGAAATACAGTCAAGAAAGAGAACAACAACTATTAAAAACCGTAATCTATTATAA
- a CDS encoding sugar transferase gives MEYTSFQSLEDISKLYAITKRAMDIVGAIIGLILTSPLFLIISIFYLFGDSKGPIFFKQVRVGKHGEKFYIYKFRSMIVNAEEKLKADKELYQKYLRNNYKLEPHEDPRITNLGRFLRRTSLDEIPQLINVLKGEMSLVGPRPVVEEELKEYGRKVSKFLSVKPGVTGYWQVSGRSEVGYPERVNVELFYVYNQSLFLDMVILVKTVFMVLLRKGAY, from the coding sequence ATAGAATACACTTCCTTTCAAAGTTTAGAAGATATATCTAAACTATACGCTATTACGAAAAGAGCAATGGACATTGTCGGAGCAATCATTGGACTTATTTTAACAAGTCCGCTTTTTTTGATTATCAGCATCTTCTATTTATTCGGTGACTCGAAAGGACCAATTTTCTTCAAACAAGTTCGTGTTGGAAAACACGGAGAGAAGTTTTATATCTACAAATTCCGTTCTATGATTGTGAATGCGGAAGAAAAACTAAAAGCAGATAAAGAGCTTTATCAAAAATATTTAAGAAATAATTACAAACTAGAACCGCATGAAGATCCCCGAATCACAAACTTAGGTCGCTTCTTGCGCAGGACAAGCCTAGATGAAATTCCTCAGCTTATCAATGTATTAAAAGGAGAAATGAGTTTAGTCGGACCCAGGCCAGTGGTTGAGGAAGAACTAAAAGAATATGGGAGGAAAGTTTCAAAGTTTTTATCAGTAAAGCCAGGAGTTACAGGCTATTGGCAAGTGAGCGGGAGAAGTGAGGTTGGTTATCCTGAAAGGGTAAATGTCGAATTGTTTTATGTATATAATCAATCATTATTTTTAGATATGGTTATTTTAGTAAAAACAGTGTTTATGGTTCTTCTAAGAAAAGGAGCATATTGA
- the galU gene encoding UTP--glucose-1-phosphate uridylyltransferase GalU: MKKVRKAIIPAAGLGTRFLPATKAMPKEMLPIVDKPTIQYIVEEAIESGIEDIIIVTGKGKRAIEDHFDHAFELEQNLMEKGKFDLLEKVKEPSKVDIHYIRQKEPKGLGHAVWCARNFIGDEPFAVLLGDDIVQAEIPCLRQMIDQYEQTLSSVIGVQVVPDNQTHRYGIIDPFEQQGRRRYQVRQFVEKPAPGTAPSNLAIMGRYILTPEIFMFLENQETGADGEIQLTDAIQKLNEIQRVFAYEFEGKRFDVGEKLGFIQTTIEFALQNEELRADLIKFMERILNEQRVEKK, encoded by the coding sequence ATGAAGAAGGTAAGAAAGGCGATTATCCCAGCAGCGGGTCTCGGAACAAGATTTTTACCGGCTACAAAAGCAATGCCGAAAGAAATGCTGCCAATCGTTGATAAACCGACGATTCAATACATAGTCGAAGAAGCGATCGAATCCGGTATTGAAGATATTATTATTGTTACTGGAAAAGGAAAACGCGCAATAGAAGACCATTTTGATCATGCATTTGAGTTAGAACAAAACTTAATGGAAAAAGGGAAGTTTGACCTATTAGAAAAAGTGAAAGAGCCTTCAAAGGTGGATATCCATTATATTCGTCAAAAAGAGCCAAAAGGGCTTGGACATGCCGTATGGTGCGCTCGCAATTTCATCGGAGACGAGCCGTTTGCAGTGCTACTTGGAGATGATATCGTACAAGCGGAGATACCATGCTTACGCCAGATGATTGACCAATACGAACAAACACTTAGTTCTGTTATCGGTGTACAAGTTGTTCCTGACAACCAAACGCATAGATATGGCATAATAGATCCGTTCGAACAACAAGGCCGACGACGCTACCAAGTGCGTCAATTCGTCGAAAAACCAGCACCAGGTACCGCGCCTTCTAACTTAGCGATTATGGGTCGATACATACTTACACCGGAAATCTTTATGTTTTTAGAAAACCAAGAAACAGGGGCCGACGGGGAAATTCAACTCACCGATGCGATTCAAAAGCTTAACGAAATTCAACGTGTTTTTGCCTACGAGTTTGAAGGAAAACGTTTTGACGTTGGGGAGAAGTTAGGGTTTATACAGACAACGATTGAGTTTGCGTTGCAGAATGAGGAATTGAGAGCGGATTTAATCAAATTTATGGAGCGGATATTGAATGAACAAAGAGTAGAAAAGAAGTAA